Proteins co-encoded in one Arachis hypogaea cultivar Tifrunner chromosome 11, arahy.Tifrunner.gnm2.J5K5, whole genome shotgun sequence genomic window:
- the LOC112724059 gene encoding protein BREAKING OF ASYMMETRY IN THE STOMATAL LINEAGE-like yields the protein MQWTLTCRVSGRVSCFFTTDDYKMASLPHVSMRKSSIQHRNLLHESENFSKTGQLNDPMVKDKDGIQLGNQYNDSNWSLSMDEDYIVFCFGEDGSFDVVKEVKSNYADDEELQEETDKQMHGNRSNDDEQYQNCTEFFKEEEIKEMETERIREGIDEFGRLYPELSDSNRSEGSNGSFAFPVLNWEWMGSPVKMPKSEDICQKKQKIRFIPFQCCRF from the exons ATGCAGTGGACACTAACATGTAGAGTTAGCGGCAGAGTTTCATGTTTTTTCACTACAG ATGACTATAAAATGGCTTCATTACCTCACGTGTCAATGAGAAAAAGTAGTATTCAACAtagaaatttattgcatgaaagTGAAAATTTTAGTAAAACCGGACAACTAAACGATCCAATGGTGAAGGACAAAGATGGGATTCAGCTTGGAAATCAGTATAATGATTCAAATTGGTCACTCTCAATGGATGAAGATTACATAGTATTTTGCTTCGGAGAAGATGGATCATTTGATGTTGTTAAAGAAGTCAAATCCAATTATGCCGATGACGAAGAACTACAAGAAGAAACTGATAAGCAGATGCATGGGAATAGATCAAATGATGATGAACAATATCAAAATTGTACAGAATTCTTTAAAGAG GAAGAGATAAAAGAGATGGAAACAGAGCGAATCCGAGAAggaattgatgagtttggaagaTTGTATCCTGAATTAAGTGATTCTAACCGATCTGAAGGCAGTAATGGTTCTTTTGCATTCCCTGT GTTAAATTGGGAGTGGATGGGAAGCCCTGTAAAGATGCCTAAGTCAGAAGATATTTGTCAAAAGAAGCAAAAGATCCGATTTATTCCATTTCAGTGCTGTCGATTCTGA
- the LOC112722622 gene encoding protein MICROTUBULE BINDING PROTEIN 2C gives MYEGQRFVDMQGNSDFGDPNSWLSAQDSSSSELASSAAAAAAASGGAGNLHRVLFNDLVEIVPLVQSLIDRKARSSFTRRGSIIYTKTPTRETLSKKATDLRGKNATQSIPVKKKKDQGEKEQGKNGNNNSDADSFSMFSSRASTSEKDSEELVILKEQVEELQRKLQEKDDLLRSAENTREQLNAFNANLDELKSQASEKDSLLKYTQQQLSDAKIKLADKQAALEKIQWEAMTSNKRVEKLQEELDSVQGDISSFTLFLEGLTKTDTADYTDDYDTKPCDLNYVSSIDDLDEVELQKMEEARKAYIAALAIAKEKRDEESVAAAAKARLHLQSFVFKSKNFSM, from the exons atgtaCGAGGGGCAGCGATTCGTGGATATGCAAGGAAATTCCGATTTCGGAGACCCTAATTCGTGGCTTTCAGCTCAAGATAGCTCTTCTTCCGAGCTTGCTAGCTCCGCCGCCGCTGCTGCCGCCGCATCTGGTGGTGCTGGAAACTTGCATCGCGTCCTCTTCAACGACCTTGTCGAGATTGTTCCTCTCGTTCAGTCCCTCATC GATCGTAAAGCAAGAAGCTCATTCACCCGTCGTGGTTCCATTATCTACACCAAAACGCCTACAAGAGAAACGTTGTCTAAAAAA GCAACAGATTTAAGAGGGAAAAATGCCACTCAATCTATTCCTGTCAAAAAGAAAAAGGACCAAGGTGAAAAAGAACAAGGCAAAAATGGTAACAATAATTCTGATGCTGACAGTTTTTCTATGTTTTCTTCAAGAGCTTCGACATCAGAAAAGGACAGCGAAGAGCTAGTTATATTGAAggaacaagtagaggaacttcagaGGAAATTGCAGGAGAAAGATGACCTTCTAAGGTCAGCTGAAAACACAAGAGAACAACTGAATGCTTTTAATGCAAATCTCGATGAACTGAAAAGCCAGGCTTCAGAAAAGGACTCTTTGCTTAAGTATACTCAACAACAACTCTCTGATGCTAAG ATTAAGCTTGCAGACAAGCAAGCTGCCCTTGAAAAGATACAGTGGGAAGCAATGACATCGAACAAGAGAGTGGAGAAACTCCAAGAAGAGCTAGATTCTGTGCAAGGAGACATTTCATCATTTACATTGTTCCTTGAGGGCTTAACAAAAACCGATACTGCTGATTACACCGATGATTATGACACCAAGCCTTGTGATTTAAATTACGTTTCCAGTATT GATGATTTGGATGAGGTGGAATTGCAGAAAATGgaagaagcaagaaaagcttaCATTGCTGCACTTGCCATTGCCAAGGAAAAACGAGATGAAGAATCAGTTGCTGCTGCCGCTAAAGCTAGGTTACATCTACAATCATTTGTtttcaaatccaaaaatttcagTATGTAG